The following are encoded in a window of Miltoncostaea marina genomic DNA:
- a CDS encoding HD-GYP domain-containing protein gives MSATPWRPGSAPPTAPSWTRPWAPSTGGGCSDSSTRRAHRRTCSSPPRPSRRTPAGSRRWRACPARALGWEAAAARVLHDAGLVHDVGRIGHGDDERVSWVRHHHERHDGPRLPDGLVGDDIPAGARTPGLAAALDVMTGPRPCSSPLPAADALADCRAQAGGPFAPAVVGAIERLAAGGLLRAHPRRPRGPPGRAGSGPGGATLASCGRAPTPPDRAPRWRPRGGCGAGTPWARCCSRPCSASPGRWCCGRRWSCTSRCRWPSPATSRAPAAPASRPRTPRASRRGSSGCCPSTPGLRSRPRRRRGPPARGRCACACRRRRRPPALGGRPCAW, from the coding sequence GTGAGCGCGACCCCTTGGCGGCCCGGGAGCGCGCCACCGACGGCGCCGTCATGGACGCGGCCGTGGGCGCCGTCAACCGGGGGCGGGTGTTCCGATTCGTCCACACGCCGTGCACACCGGAGGACCTGCTCGTCACCGCCGAGGCCGTCCAGGCGCACTCCGGCCGGGTCGCGGCGCTGGCGCGCCTGCCCGGCGCGGGCGCTCGGCTGGGAGGCGGCGGCGGCGCGGGTCCTGCACGACGCGGGCCTCGTCCACGACGTGGGCAGGATCGGGCACGGCGACGACGAGCGGGTGTCCTGGGTGCGCCACCACCACGAGCGCCACGACGGCCCGCGGCTCCCCGACGGGCTCGTCGGCGACGACATCCCGGCCGGGGCCCGCACCCCCGGGCTCGCCGCCGCCCTCGACGTCATGACCGGCCCGCGCCCCTGCTCGTCACCGCTGCCGGCGGCCGACGCCCTGGCCGACTGCCGCGCGCAGGCGGGCGGCCCGTTCGCCCCCGCGGTCGTCGGCGCCATCGAGCGCCTGGCGGCCGGCGGCCTGCTGCGGGCCCATCCCCGGAGGCCGCGCGGGCCGCCTGGGCGGGCGGGATCAGGGCCGGGCGGAGCTACCCTGGCCTCGTGCGGGCGAGCGCCGACACCGCCGGACCGCGCCCCGAGGTGGCGCCCCCGCGGCGGGTGCGGCGCCGGGACGCCCTGGGCCCGCTGCTGCTCGCGCCCCTGCTCGGCATCGCCGGGCCGCTGGTGCTGTGGCCGGCGCTGGTCGTGCACCTCGCGCTGCCGCTGGCCGTCGCCCGCCACGTCGCGGGCGCCGGCCGCGCCCGCTTCGCGGCCGAGGACGCCCCGCGCGTCGCGGAGGGGCTCGAGTGGCTGCTGTCCGTCTACGCCTGGGCTGCGCTCGCGACCACGGCGCCGCCGTGGGCCGCCGGCGCGCGGCCGGTGCGCCTGCGCCTGCCGCCGGCGCCGCCGCCCCCCGGCCCTGGGCGGGCGGCCCTGCGCCTGGTGA
- a CDS encoding MarR family winged helix-turn-helix transcriptional regulator, protein MSNDLRGCAMAGDPDAPVRRMLEQWAREMPDVDAAAMALFGRLSRVHAAASRAIEAGLAPHGLSRAEFDVLATLRRAGAPYRLAAGELAASMLLSPAATTNRVDRLQAAGLVERLPDPADRRAVVVGLTRRGRALAERAVRDHAANERRLLSGLSADEQRALAELLARLGRSVAGHAPGR, encoded by the coding sequence ATGTCAAACGACCTGCGGGGGTGCGCGATGGCGGGCGACCCGGACGCCCCGGTGCGACGGATGCTCGAGCAGTGGGCGCGCGAGATGCCCGACGTGGACGCGGCGGCGATGGCCCTCTTCGGGCGGCTCAGCCGGGTCCACGCGGCCGCCTCGCGCGCGATCGAGGCCGGCCTGGCCCCGCACGGGCTGAGCCGGGCCGAGTTCGACGTGCTGGCCACGCTCCGGCGCGCCGGCGCCCCGTACCGGCTCGCCGCGGGCGAGCTGGCGGCGTCGATGCTGCTCTCGCCGGCGGCCACCACCAACCGGGTCGACCGCCTGCAGGCCGCCGGGCTCGTGGAGCGCCTGCCCGACCCGGCCGACCGCCGGGCGGTGGTGGTGGGGCTGACGCGGCGGGGGCGGGCCCTCGCCGAGCGCGCCGTGCGCGACCACGCGGCCAACGAGCGCCGCCTGCTGTCCGGGCTCTCCGCCGACGAGCAGCGGGCGCTGGCCGAGCTGCTGGCGCGCCTCGGCCGCTCGGTCGCCGGGCACGCACCGGGACGCTGA
- a CDS encoding ABC transporter ATP-binding protein gives MRHAPPPDAPAIELDGVTKRYGRRTAVDRLTLEVPPGVVAGLIGPNGAGKTTAMAILLGLVRPTSGGGAVLGGPIGRPEAYMHRVGALIEGPAFHPHLTGRESLRMLAVLGRHDPAAVPGLLELVELGDRGDEPVRGYSLGMRQRLGIAAALLGDPALLVLDEPTNGLDPAGIREMRELIARLGRGRRTVLVSSHALGEVEQVCDWLIVIDRGRARFAGPAAGLLGADELVTAPAAPGDVPRLAALLERLGHDVRAGLGAVSVPVGDADPSALAARVNSAAMNEGIVLAELHRARASLERSYLSLVGTEAS, from the coding sequence ATGCGACACGCACCACCACCCGACGCGCCGGCCATCGAGCTGGACGGCGTGACCAAGCGCTACGGCCGGCGGACCGCCGTCGACCGGCTCACCCTCGAGGTGCCGCCCGGCGTCGTCGCCGGCCTGATCGGGCCGAACGGGGCCGGCAAGACCACGGCCATGGCCATCCTGTTGGGCCTGGTGCGGCCGACCTCCGGCGGCGGGGCCGTCCTCGGCGGGCCCATCGGCCGGCCGGAGGCCTACATGCACCGCGTCGGCGCGCTGATCGAGGGGCCGGCGTTCCACCCGCACCTGACGGGGCGCGAGAGCCTGCGCATGCTCGCGGTCCTGGGCCGTCACGATCCCGCCGCGGTCCCGGGTCTGCTGGAGCTCGTGGAGCTCGGCGACCGGGGCGACGAGCCGGTGCGCGGCTACTCGCTGGGCATGCGGCAGCGGCTCGGGATCGCGGCCGCGCTGCTCGGCGACCCGGCGCTGCTGGTGCTGGACGAGCCCACCAACGGGCTCGACCCGGCCGGCATCCGCGAGATGCGGGAGCTGATCGCGCGCCTGGGGCGCGGCAGGCGCACCGTGCTGGTCTCCTCGCACGCGCTCGGCGAGGTGGAGCAGGTGTGCGACTGGCTGATCGTCATCGACCGCGGCCGGGCGCGGTTCGCCGGGCCCGCCGCCGGCCTGCTGGGCGCCGACGAGCTGGTGACCGCGCCCGCCGCACCGGGGGACGTCCCGCGGCTGGCGGCGCTGCTGGAGCGCCTCGGCCACGACGTGCGCGCCGGCCTCGGCGCCGTCTCGGTGCCGGTGGGCGACGCCGACCCGTCGGCGCTGGCGGCCCGCGTCAACAGCGCCGCGATGAACGAGGGCATCGTGCTCGCCGAGCTCCACCGGGCGCGCGCGAGCCTCGAGCGCAGCTACCTGTCACTCGTCGGAACGGAGGCGTCATGA
- a CDS encoding response regulator transcription factor — protein sequence MIRVLLADDQALVRAGFRALLESQPDMEVVGEAGDGAHALELVAVRRPDVVLMDIRMPALDGLEATRRIAADDRLAAVRVVILTTFELDEYVYEAVRAGASGFLVKDTDPGELLRGVRVVAGGDALPSPGVTRRLIAEFAARTKSPPPSGALDALTPREREVMALAAEGLSNDEIARRLVVSTATARTHVSRAMVKLGARDRAQLVVRAYETGLVRPGWLG from the coding sequence GTGATCCGGGTGCTGCTCGCCGACGACCAGGCGCTCGTGCGCGCGGGCTTCCGGGCGCTGCTCGAGTCGCAACCGGACATGGAGGTGGTCGGCGAGGCCGGCGACGGCGCGCACGCGCTCGAGCTGGTCGCGGTGCGCCGGCCGGACGTCGTGCTGATGGACATCCGCATGCCGGCGCTCGACGGCCTCGAGGCGACCCGGCGCATCGCGGCCGACGACCGGCTGGCGGCCGTCCGGGTGGTGATCCTGACCACGTTCGAGCTCGACGAGTACGTCTACGAGGCCGTGCGCGCCGGCGCGAGCGGGTTCCTCGTCAAGGACACCGACCCCGGCGAGCTGCTGCGGGGCGTGCGGGTGGTCGCCGGCGGCGACGCCCTGCCGTCGCCGGGGGTCACCCGCCGGCTGATCGCCGAGTTCGCCGCGCGCACGAAGTCGCCGCCGCCGAGCGGCGCCCTCGACGCGCTCACCCCGCGCGAGCGCGAGGTGATGGCGCTCGCCGCCGAGGGCCTGTCCAACGACGAGATCGCCCGCCGGCTGGTGGTGAGCACCGCCACGGCGCGGACCCACGTCAGCCGGGCGATGGTGAAGCTGGGCGCCCGCGACCGGGCCCAGCTCGTGGTGCGGGCCTACGAGACGGGCCTCGTGCGCCCCGGCTGGCTCGGCTGA
- a CDS encoding alpha-amylase family glycosyl hydrolase encodes MDAPVAPAAPALPAGPLARARACLAELYGEERAAAAWADVVELLARSGARPALAAPTEADAVLIAYADAFHAPGPLPPLAVLDRVLRACAPGAFSRLHLLPIHPATSDGGFAVADYGAVDPALGDWDDVARLAGRYGLMLDAVVNHTSARHPWFADWLRRRPGLPDRYIEPPADLDASALARPRTSPPAHAYALPDGSVRRAWTTFSADQVDLNFGDPAVLVEMTGVLLGYVARGARMIRLDAVAYAHKEPGTNCRSLPGTHALVRFWRAIIDHAAPGTLLVAEVNAPEHEVLPYLGRGDEAHLVYRFSPAALTMLAFMREDPGALADALAAAGAPPPGAWLFNVLGTHDGIQLAPVEPFVAPSDIADLCARCRDAGGLVGERAGAAGPAPYELDISYFDAINPPGRAPRHVEVRRFLCAQALLLSLQGIPGVWSHALVGSRSWDGARREGDARAINRQRLAAGPLLAELADPSSRRHAVNRGVVAALAARAAEPAFHPDAAQEVAVHGPVLVITRTAADGSRAVCAHNTGSRPARIPAGGPGGRLISGVGEIEGDRLAVAPDAHAWVRLPA; translated from the coding sequence GTGGACGCGCCCGTCGCGCCCGCGGCCCCGGCGCTCCCGGCCGGCCCGCTGGCGCGCGCCCGGGCGTGCCTGGCCGAGCTGTACGGGGAGGAGCGGGCCGCCGCGGCGTGGGCGGACGTCGTCGAGCTGCTGGCCCGGTCCGGCGCCCGCCCGGCCCTCGCGGCCCCGACGGAGGCCGACGCGGTGCTGATCGCCTACGCCGACGCCTTCCACGCGCCCGGCCCGCTGCCGCCGCTCGCCGTGCTCGATCGCGTGCTGCGGGCGTGCGCCCCGGGGGCCTTCTCCCGGCTGCACCTGCTGCCGATCCACCCGGCCACGTCCGACGGCGGCTTCGCCGTCGCCGACTACGGGGCGGTCGACCCCGCGCTCGGCGACTGGGACGACGTCGCCCGGCTGGCCGGGCGCTACGGCCTGATGCTGGACGCGGTCGTCAACCACACCTCGGCGCGCCACCCCTGGTTCGCCGACTGGCTGCGCCGGCGCCCCGGCCTGCCCGACCGCTACATCGAGCCGCCCGCCGACCTCGACGCGTCGGCCCTCGCCCGGCCGCGCACGAGCCCGCCGGCCCACGCCTACGCGCTGCCCGACGGGTCGGTGCGCCGCGCCTGGACGACCTTCTCCGCCGACCAGGTGGACCTCAACTTCGGCGACCCGGCCGTGCTGGTGGAGATGACCGGCGTGCTGCTCGGCTACGTCGCACGCGGCGCCCGCATGATCCGCCTCGACGCGGTGGCGTACGCCCACAAGGAGCCGGGCACGAACTGCCGCAGCCTGCCGGGCACCCACGCGCTCGTGCGCTTCTGGCGGGCGATCATCGACCACGCCGCGCCCGGCACGCTGCTGGTCGCCGAGGTCAACGCCCCCGAGCACGAGGTGCTGCCCTACCTCGGCCGCGGCGACGAGGCGCACCTGGTCTACCGCTTCTCGCCGGCCGCGCTGACGATGCTGGCATTCATGCGCGAGGACCCGGGCGCGCTGGCCGACGCCCTGGCGGCGGCGGGCGCGCCGCCGCCAGGCGCCTGGCTGTTCAACGTGCTCGGCACCCACGACGGCATCCAGCTCGCGCCGGTCGAGCCGTTCGTCGCCCCCTCGGACATCGCCGACCTCTGCGCGCGCTGCCGCGATGCGGGCGGGCTGGTGGGCGAGCGCGCCGGCGCCGCCGGCCCGGCGCCGTACGAGCTCGACATCTCCTACTTCGACGCGATCAACCCGCCCGGCCGCGCCCCGCGGCACGTCGAAGTGCGCCGCTTCCTCTGCGCGCAGGCCCTGCTGCTGTCGCTGCAGGGCATCCCCGGCGTGTGGTCCCACGCGCTCGTCGGCTCGCGGTCGTGGGACGGCGCCCGCAGGGAGGGCGACGCCCGGGCGATCAACCGCCAGCGCCTCGCCGCGGGGCCCCTGCTCGCCGAGCTGGCCGACCCCTCCAGCCGCCGCCACGCGGTCAACCGGGGCGTCGTGGCCGCCCTCGCCGCGCGCGCCGCCGAGCCCGCCTTCCACCCGGACGCCGCCCAGGAGGTCGCGGTCCACGGCCCGGTGCTCGTGATCACCCGCACGGCGGCCGACGGGTCGCGCGCCGTCTGCGCGCACAACACCGGCTCGCGGCCGGCGCGGATCCCCGCCGGCGGGCCCGGCGGGCGGCTCATCAGCGGGGTGGGGGAGATCGAGGGCGACCGCCTCGCGGTGGCGCCCGACGCCCACGCCTGGGTGCGCCTGCCCGCCTGA
- a CDS encoding glycoside hydrolase family 65 protein, giving the protein MPATLETEGVPLDPWVIREPALDLDRLAFTESVFALSNGHLGLRGNLDEGEPRAIAGTYLNGFYETHTLGYGERAYGNPEDGQTVVNVTDGKLIRLLVEDEPLDVHRGDLQSHERWLDLRTGILERVLVWSTRAGRTVRVTSRRLVSLRMRSVAAVSFEVEAIDRPVRIALQSSLLANRVDVGSGTDPREAAAIGAVLVPRLSVHDGLRVVLAHTTSRTGLSLAAGMEHALETDNPPLTRTESEPDLGRVTVSAQLHPGRPLRMTKLIAYHWSSHQSVEWLRDQVDASLQNALAEGFDGLAAMQREALDAYWRSTKIEVDGDDELQQALRFAQFQLVQAGTRADGRGVPAKGLTGPGYDGHAFWDMEAYVLPVYVFSQPRLARDALVWRHGMLDLARERARQLDLDGAAFPWRTIGGEECSGYWPAGTAAFHVNAGIARAVQLYDDVTGDEDFMRDVGLELLVETARLWASLGYQVAGGAFRIDGVTGPDEYSAIADNNVYTNLMARDNFRAAAAAVERRPERADALGVSPDEVAAWRRAADTMAIPYDERLGVHPQSEGFTDHEVWDFEATAPERYPLLLHHHYLDLYRKQVVKQADLVMAMFTCGDAFTPEQKRRNFEYYEALTVRDSSLSACIQAIVAAEVGHVDLAYDYLAEAALTDLHDLKGNIREGLHMASLAGALLAVVAGFGGLRRSRHGLAFSPRLPRQVERLAFPLLVRDRRLYVEIVRDRATYRLDPGDDPLPILHWGERLTLTGTEAVTRPLPPLPDLPRPRQPAGREPRRRTGGGVTR; this is encoded by the coding sequence GTGCCCGCGACACTGGAGACCGAGGGGGTTCCGCTGGACCCGTGGGTCATCCGCGAGCCCGCGCTGGACCTGGATCGGCTCGCGTTCACCGAGTCCGTCTTCGCGCTGTCCAACGGGCACCTCGGCCTGCGCGGCAACCTCGACGAGGGCGAGCCGCGCGCCATCGCCGGGACGTACCTCAACGGCTTCTACGAGACCCACACGCTGGGGTACGGCGAGCGCGCCTACGGCAACCCGGAGGACGGCCAGACCGTCGTCAACGTCACCGACGGCAAGCTCATCCGGCTGCTGGTCGAGGACGAGCCGCTGGACGTGCACCGCGGCGACCTGCAGTCGCACGAGCGCTGGCTCGACCTGCGCACCGGGATCCTCGAGCGAGTGCTGGTGTGGAGTACCCGCGCGGGCCGCACCGTGCGGGTCACCAGCCGGCGCCTGGTGTCGCTGCGCATGCGCAGCGTGGCCGCGGTGAGCTTCGAGGTGGAGGCGATCGACCGCCCGGTGCGCATCGCCCTGCAGTCGAGCCTGCTCGCCAACCGGGTCGACGTGGGCTCGGGCACCGACCCCCGCGAGGCGGCGGCGATCGGCGCCGTGCTCGTGCCGCGGCTGTCGGTCCACGACGGGCTGCGCGTCGTGCTCGCGCACACCACCTCGCGCACGGGGCTGTCGCTGGCGGCCGGCATGGAGCACGCCCTCGAGACCGACAACCCGCCGCTCACCCGCACCGAGAGCGAGCCCGACCTGGGCCGCGTGACGGTGTCGGCGCAGCTGCACCCCGGACGGCCGCTGCGGATGACGAAGCTCATCGCCTATCACTGGTCGTCGCATCAGTCCGTGGAGTGGCTGCGCGACCAGGTCGACGCCAGCCTGCAGAACGCGCTCGCGGAGGGCTTCGACGGCCTGGCGGCCATGCAGCGCGAGGCGCTCGACGCCTACTGGCGCAGCACGAAGATCGAGGTCGACGGCGACGACGAGCTGCAGCAGGCGCTGCGCTTCGCCCAGTTCCAGCTCGTGCAGGCGGGCACCCGCGCCGACGGCCGGGGGGTGCCGGCGAAGGGCCTCACCGGCCCGGGCTACGACGGGCACGCCTTCTGGGACATGGAGGCCTACGTGCTCCCGGTCTACGTGTTCTCGCAACCGCGGCTGGCCCGCGACGCGCTCGTCTGGCGCCACGGGATGCTCGACCTGGCGCGCGAGCGCGCCCGCCAGCTCGACCTCGACGGGGCGGCGTTCCCCTGGCGCACGATCGGCGGCGAGGAGTGCTCGGGCTACTGGCCGGCGGGCACGGCGGCCTTCCACGTCAACGCGGGCATCGCCCGGGCCGTGCAGCTCTACGACGACGTGACCGGCGACGAGGACTTCATGCGCGACGTGGGCCTGGAGCTGCTGGTCGAGACGGCGCGGCTCTGGGCGAGCCTCGGCTACCAGGTCGCCGGCGGCGCGTTCCGCATCGACGGCGTCACCGGCCCCGACGAGTACTCGGCGATCGCGGACAACAACGTCTACACGAACCTCATGGCGCGGGACAACTTCCGCGCGGCGGCCGCGGCGGTGGAGCGCCGCCCCGAGCGCGCCGACGCCCTCGGCGTGAGCCCCGACGAGGTCGCCGCCTGGCGCCGTGCGGCCGACACGATGGCGATCCCGTACGACGAGCGGCTGGGCGTCCACCCCCAGAGCGAGGGCTTCACCGACCACGAGGTGTGGGACTTCGAGGCCACCGCCCCCGAGCGCTACCCGCTGCTGCTGCACCACCACTACCTCGACCTCTACCGCAAGCAGGTGGTGAAGCAGGCCGACCTGGTGATGGCGATGTTCACCTGCGGCGACGCCTTCACGCCCGAGCAGAAGCGGCGCAACTTCGAGTACTACGAGGCGCTGACGGTGCGCGACTCGTCGCTGTCGGCGTGCATCCAGGCGATCGTGGCCGCCGAGGTCGGGCACGTCGACCTCGCCTACGACTACCTGGCGGAGGCCGCGCTCACGGACCTCCACGACCTCAAGGGCAACATCCGCGAGGGCCTGCACATGGCCTCGCTCGCGGGCGCGCTGCTGGCCGTCGTCGCCGGCTTCGGCGGCCTGCGCCGCAGCCGCCACGGCTTGGCGTTCAGCCCGCGGCTGCCGCGTCAGGTGGAGCGGCTGGCCTTCCCGCTGCTGGTGCGCGACCGGCGGCTCTACGTGGAGATCGTGCGCGACCGGGCCACCTACCGGCTGGACCCCGGCGACGACCCGCTGCCGATCCTGCACTGGGGCGAGCGGCTCACCCTGACGGGGACGGAGGCCGTCACGCGGCCGCTCCCGCCCCTGCCGGACCTGCCGCGCCCGCGGCAGCCGGCCGGGCGGGAGCCCCGCCGCCGCACCGGCGGCGGCGTCACGCGGTGA
- a CDS encoding sensor histidine kinase yields MPLRPPRVRPGDAALAAALAAVQVAGTTLAARGQDDRRALDAAAYALLVAGPAALALARRRPVGALWAVTAATLAYLVAGYPFGPVVLSVVAALVIAVAAGHRWHAWAAAAALYGGHFAGMEARDLAPGASAEALVGVGTWLVITLTAAEVVRGARERRAARERAAEEAARRRADEVRLELARDLHDVLAHSLSLINVQAGVALHLIDERPQQARTALAAIKEASGDALREVRATLGALRGRGDGPPRAPAPSLSRLGELVGGASEAGPRVEVEVAGDRRPLPAGVDQAAFRIVQEALTNVRRHAGAARAVVRLDYGGRELTVTVDDDGRGPAGGAATAPGGAGIAGMRERAAALGGALEAGARPGGGFRVRARLPLDGAS; encoded by the coding sequence ATGCCCCTCCGCCCGCCGCGCGTCCGCCCCGGCGACGCCGCGCTCGCCGCGGCGCTCGCGGCCGTGCAGGTGGCGGGCACGACGCTCGCCGCGCGGGGGCAGGACGACCGGCGGGCGCTCGACGCCGCCGCCTACGCCCTGCTGGTGGCGGGCCCCGCCGCGCTGGCGCTCGCGCGCCGCCGCCCCGTGGGCGCGCTGTGGGCCGTGACCGCCGCCACGCTGGCATACCTCGTGGCCGGCTACCCGTTCGGGCCGGTCGTGCTGTCGGTGGTGGCGGCGCTCGTGATCGCGGTCGCGGCCGGTCACCGGTGGCACGCGTGGGCCGCCGCGGCGGCCCTCTACGGCGGCCACTTCGCCGGCATGGAGGCGCGCGACCTGGCGCCCGGGGCGTCGGCCGAGGCGCTCGTGGGCGTGGGCACCTGGCTGGTGATCACGCTGACGGCAGCGGAGGTGGTGCGCGGCGCGCGGGAGCGGCGGGCGGCGCGCGAGCGGGCCGCCGAGGAGGCGGCGCGGCGGCGGGCCGACGAGGTGCGCCTCGAGCTGGCGCGCGATCTGCACGACGTGCTCGCCCACAGCCTCTCGCTGATCAACGTGCAGGCGGGCGTCGCCCTGCACCTCATCGACGAGCGCCCGCAGCAGGCGCGCACGGCGCTCGCCGCGATCAAGGAGGCGAGCGGCGACGCGTTGCGCGAGGTGCGCGCCACGCTCGGCGCGCTGCGGGGGCGCGGCGACGGGCCGCCGCGGGCGCCGGCCCCGAGCCTGAGCCGGCTCGGCGAGCTCGTGGGCGGCGCGTCCGAGGCCGGCCCGCGGGTGGAGGTCGAGGTGGCCGGCGACCGGCGGCCGCTGCCGGCGGGCGTGGACCAGGCCGCGTTCCGCATCGTGCAGGAGGCGCTCACCAACGTGCGGCGCCACGCGGGCGCGGCCCGCGCCGTCGTGCGCCTCGACTACGGCGGCCGGGAGCTGACCGTGACCGTCGACGACGACGGCCGCGGCCCGGCCGGCGGGGCCGCGACGGCGCCCGGCGGCGCCGGCATCGCCGGCATGCGCGAGCGGGCCGCCGCCCTCGGCGGCGCCCTGGAGGCGGGCGCCCGCCCCGGCGGTGGGTTCCGGGTGCGCGCCCGCCTGCCGCTGGACGGCGCGTCGTGA
- a CDS encoding nuclear transport factor 2 family protein, with protein MTTTQIVQGEPMTGIAARNAAAVREMYEALSAGDLERAAACIAEDAVLHVPGRSPNTGDHAGREAIIAFVVHAHELTGGTLRLRLHRVLADDEVAVALTTYTASRPDGRPPLENNLAHVLRMRDGLVAESWFHTRDQYAVDAFWGD; from the coding sequence GTGACCACCACGCAGATCGTCCAGGGGGAGCCCATGACCGGCATCGCAGCCCGCAACGCGGCGGCCGTCCGCGAGATGTACGAGGCCCTGTCGGCGGGCGACCTGGAGCGGGCCGCCGCCTGCATCGCCGAGGACGCGGTGCTGCACGTGCCGGGGCGCAGCCCCAACACGGGCGACCACGCGGGGCGCGAGGCGATCATCGCGTTCGTCGTCCACGCCCACGAGCTGACCGGCGGCACCCTGCGGCTGCGGCTGCACCGCGTGCTGGCGGACGACGAGGTGGCCGTCGCCCTGACGACCTACACGGCCTCCCGGCCGGACGGGCGCCCGCCCCTCGAGAACAACCTCGCCCACGTCCTCCGCATGCGGGACGGGCTGGTCGCCGAGTCGTGGTTCCACACGCGCGACCAGTACGCGGTCGACGCCTTCTGGGGGGACTGA
- a CDS encoding RNA polymerase sigma factor, translated as MQPAAAAAAVVDAPDAARPPAPARLDPDSREWLRALRGPGAAREEAIARLHELLHRAARFEVARRRPALPHLRGDELPDIAMEAADDALMSVLRRLDDFRGDSRFTTWAYKFALLEAAVKLRRRAWQGREVPLRPEGWALLAQAGPTPHQDAEQHELIAALQEAVRDALTARQREVLIALTLDGVPIDVLAERLGATRGALYKSLHDARRKLRRALAARGLGPDVLEGR; from the coding sequence ATGCAACCCGCCGCCGCCGCCGCCGCCGTCGTCGACGCACCGGACGCCGCCCGCCCGCCGGCGCCGGCGCGCCTCGACCCGGACTCCCGCGAGTGGCTCCGCGCCCTCCGGGGGCCGGGCGCGGCGCGCGAGGAGGCGATCGCCCGCCTGCACGAGCTGCTGCACCGCGCGGCCCGCTTCGAGGTCGCCCGGCGCCGTCCGGCGCTGCCGCACCTGCGCGGCGACGAGCTGCCGGACATCGCCATGGAGGCCGCCGACGACGCGCTGATGAGCGTGCTGCGCCGCCTCGACGACTTCCGCGGCGACAGCCGCTTCACGACCTGGGCGTACAAGTTCGCCCTGCTGGAGGCCGCCGTGAAGCTGCGCCGGCGCGCGTGGCAGGGTCGCGAGGTGCCGCTGCGGCCGGAGGGCTGGGCGCTGCTCGCGCAGGCCGGGCCCACGCCGCACCAGGACGCCGAGCAGCACGAGCTGATCGCCGCCCTGCAGGAGGCGGTCCGCGACGCCCTCACCGCGCGCCAGCGCGAGGTGCTGATCGCGCTGACGCTCGACGGCGTCCCGATCGACGTGCTCGCCGAGCGGCTGGGCGCCACCCGCGGCGCGCTCTACAAGAGCCTGCACGACGCGCGCCGCAAGCTGCGCCGCGCGCTCGCCGCGCGCGGCCTCGGCCCCGACGTCCTGGAGGGGCGCTGA